A region from the Hydra vulgaris chromosome 10, alternate assembly HydraT2T_AEP genome encodes:
- the LOC136086458 gene encoding jerky protein homolog-like, which translates to MSKIIKRKQPTLAAFGFTKNVMHRGEMSAIRLPLEAVETSVECKHCKKLFKSQQGLAFHVKVIHGISKQDCKHSQSQVLQRNEELITLAVKDVLNNIVNKVVSEMKKSEESRQLAGKKRHQYTAAFKAEAINAYGYEANQETIAESFGVTQSQISRWLKKKETIIKDAESSYRRLFLKGRRSTKYLELYEAIYNEFLQARSKGHIVNFSWLWSKARNIQLNIDPNVEIKLHVIVRFLQKKELKMRSKQRNKRKHKKEMEPLLQKWHATFREKCIRTGSKDPSYDKKWGRYQPGQRLNVDQSPLPFVVHGKKTYEYVPKGQGATHNTWISQPGSGLEKRQCSLQIMFRPEGEQPKLAIIFRGQGKRISKDEKLAWHKDIHVYFQQNAWLDQNVCKHWCDKTLLPFVKEQKLDKFVLLLDNLKGQMQEDFKDAVAAAKGLLWYGLPSATDLWQPVDAGYAATLKRLITIEHQKWLDRDNHSDRWFSNEMPYTAKERRILITHWAGEAWKALNTSKYDKQRKKCWTMTGCLMTSDGSEDSLVKPEGLDCYKVPPPSIIDPGSDQPIGNQGDIQPVEVDDAINESANEILPDDTFIGPDEKECEVHIFDFIDNICI; encoded by the coding sequence atgtcaaaGATAATAAAGAGAAAGCAGCCTACATTGGCAGCGTTTGGTTtcacaaaaaatgttatgcaCAGAGGAGAAATGAGTGCAATCCGATTGCCGTTAGAAGCTGTTGAAACTAGTGTTGAATgcaaacattgcaaaaaattatttaaaagccaACAAGGACTAGCTTTTCATGTTAAAGTTATTCACGGAATTAGCAAACAAGATTGTAAACATTCACAATCACAAGTTCTTCAAAGAAACGAAGAACTTATCACTCTAGCAGTGAAAGATGTGCTCAATAATATAGTCAACAAAGTTGTTagtgaaatgaaaaaaagtgaagAGTCTCGCCAATTAGCTGGTAAGAAACGCCACCAATATACTGCTGCCTTTAAAGCAGAAGCAATTAACGCCTATGGTTATGAGGCAAATCAAGAAACTATAGCAGAGTCGTTTGGTGTAACACAAAGTCAGATTTCGCGatggcttaaaaaaaaagaaactattatTAAAGATGCCGAATCATCCTATCGCAGATTGTTTCTGAAGGGAAGACGTTCCACAAAATATCTTGAACTGTACGAAGCTATTTACAATGAATTTTTACAAGCCAGATCGAAAGGTCATATTGTAAACTTTTCCTGGCTTTGGAGTAAAGCTAGAAATATACAATTAAACATTGATCCAAACGTGGAAATAAAACTTCATGTTATAGTtcgatttttacaaaaaaaagagttaaaaatgaGATCGAAACAAAGAAACAAAAGGAAACATAAGAAAGAAATGGAACCATTATTACAGAAATGGCATGCCACATTCAGAGAAAAGTGTATCAGAACAGGTTCTAAAGATCCAAGTTACGACAAAAAATGGGGACGGTACCAACCTGGACAAAGGCTCAATGTTGACCAGAGCCCACTTCCCTTTGTTGTTCATGGTAAGAAAACTTATGAGTATGTACCCAAGGGTCAAGGTGCAACACATAATACATGGATCTCACAACCCGGCTCAGGATTGGAAAAAAGGCAATGTTCCCTTCAAATTATGTTTCGCCCAGAAGGAGAGCAACCAAAGCTAGCCATCATTTTTAGAGGTCAAGGAAAACGCATTTCAAAAGACGAAAAGTTAGCATGGCACAAAGATATTCACGTTTACTTCCAGCAAAATGCTTGGTTAGACCAAAACGTCTGTAAGCACTGGTGTGATAAAACACTTCTTCCatttgtaaaagaacaaaaGCTTGATAAATTTGTTCTTTTGCTGGACAACTTGAAGGGACAGATGCAGGAGGATTTTAAAGATGCTGTGGCTGCTGCTAAAGGACTTCTCTGGTACGGTCTACCAAGTGCCACTGACCTTTGGCAACCAGTTGACGCAGGATATGCTGCCACTCTGAAAAGACTTATTACCATTGAACATCAAAAATGGCTCGATAGAGATAATCATTCTGATAGATGGTTCAGTAATGAAATGCCCTACACTGCAAAAGAGAGACGAATTTTGATTACACATTGGGCAGGGGAAGCATGGAAAGCTTTAAACACTTCAAAGTATGACAAGCAAAGGAAGAAATGTTGGACGATGACTGGATGTTTAATGACTTCTGATGGCTCAGAAGATTCGCTAGTTAAACCAGAGGGCCTTGATTGTTATAAAGTTCCCCCACCATCCATCATTGATCCTGGAAGTGATCAACCCATAGGAAATCAGGGTGATATTCAACCAGTGGAGGTAGATGATGCTATAAATGAAAGTGCCAACGAAATTCTTCCAGATGACACCTTTATTGGTCCGGACGAGAAGGAATGCGAAGTTCATatctttgattttattgataacatttgtatatag
- the LOC136086456 gene encoding uncharacterized protein LOC136086456, translating to MEDEFEDEVSTMLLLDEMLHESSKMRLNYEMMLDRQKRTCTHRTKDIQNKSTIDIMAAYPWMSLPKLILAEVKILFNKDLDRELRVSLARISSRVLDIVGKKQDQLLSSILTTIEGEKDEVKKKEMMMNTAVLMLPRLFKGDCSDHLFVAGKMPVVNSPTIVFDFEQKNMATSPKITIVLDYVEVMRDDFGIDNVLALACLIGVHYLYNAKYHPKISNTLKFVQHALIGLSSESDKPINACCT from the exons ATGGAGGATGAATTTGAAGATGAAGTTAGTACAATGCTTTTGTTAGACGAAATGCTACACGAATCTTCAAAGATGCGTCTAAATTATGAAATGATGTTAGATAGACAAAAAAGAACATGCACTCATAGAAcaaaagatatacaaaataaatctaCCATTGACATAATGGCTGCATATCCTTGGATGAGTCTACCAAAActg aTTTTGGCTGAAGTCAAGAttctatttaataaagatttggaTAGAGAGCTCCGTGTATCATTAGCACGTATTTCAAGTAGGGTGTTGGATATTGTAGGCAAGAAGCAAGATCAGTTGCTTTCAAGTATTCTTACTACAATAGAAGGCGAGAAAGATGAAGTAAAAAAGAaag aAATGATGATGAATACTGCCGTTCTCATGCTTCCACGGTTATTCAAAGGAGATTGCAGCGACCATTTATTCGTTGCGGGTAAAATGCCGGTAGTGAATTCGCCAACCATTGTGTTTgactttgaacaaaaaaatatggcaACATCTCCAAAAATTACGATTGTATTAGACTATGTCGAAGTCATGCGCGATGACTTCGGGATAGACAACGTTCTTGCTTTAGCATGTTTGATCGGAGTTCATTACCTGTATAATGCGAAATATCATCCAAAAATTTCAAACACGCTAAAATTTGTGCAACATGCATTAATTGGTTTGTCAAGTGAAAGCGACAAACCAATTAATGCATGTTGCACATAA
- the LOC136086040 gene encoding protein mesh-like, producing the protein MLKIWFTINLLVNVVSGIIEKSDFYSYGIAANDNILASRDDASTRVPISFEYPFFGSTYQEVHISTNGILSFGAGYTSYSPSPFPLIEMHAVAAYWTDSDPSKGGRVFYRETTNRTVLGKISQEIKFRLINYNTFNAEWALVVTYDQVPPFSCGCNTSCSSNVIYQTVLTSDGVNSFAIFNFNHLGYPTASGNCVNFAQVGFNAGDGKRFFLMPNSNTAKISETALFQSNVGVPGKWIFSTDANDIIEQCNTKGQLEIFPRKILYFGGQELKLSGVCYEQNSSNVSVLFDDAPVLCKFGQWKYLLCRVPLLKKLGKIAVSLKYNSITYKSFIISVGRDDNTVVENINEFRNEINLDDNITIEWDPSNHDQQSIEFTGHQIDYYIDYQGAIVSEEVNVLQYGSFPNNGKVSLSLVKTHRHRRNVKLQLIRSVFASGYFTSTSAITALIIIIGKKIATLHCTNWYDSQPSSAEMRRIVEVATQTRPCLPAIPSTFPDKIDNFVIDESCNPKSFKNNLMCNLFHPGAKGCYRSTRNEGAPAVQCCYSDDNKLLLGKPAGGTLDFADSEVSPMKHFQKDVLPYLTCCKLGVDQCDKYYEKRPSINPGIVRPPRSVNANGDPHFVTLDGTSYSFNPVGEFVYLTTLDSSDIIQARFSQYVDQNGVAKKASIFSGFSIKSKNSDSIQIELNKNQIFVFKINGQTMRLDFGFWSFNGISLEYENNATVVVQTDSKIRLEIVALNRALHAILSLSDTFKNRISGLVGDWDDNSSNDLKLPNGTFIPTNSSNEIIHFKFGMAWSTSNETTLFTYPAGLSWFDYQNRNFVPDFSTPTDHLQCKGNKDCNYDIQVTGNVNFGTSNIAIQKRLTDLKQTFQNVSQTCPSNLIVTNGNVKVRVVENTTHYSLICLDGFKLSGKRTSHCVSGSYSPIGHCDHPSNSNERLGIVSGLLIGCLIYNYVEQMRLTIKNF; encoded by the coding sequence AAACTTGCTGGTAAATGTTGTTAGTGGTATAATAGAGAAAAGTGATTTTTACTCATATGGGATTGCTGCAAATGATAACATTTTGGCATCCAGAGATGACGCATCAACTAGAGTTCCTATTTCATTTGAGTACCCGTTCTTCGGCTCCACCTACCAAGAAGTTCACATAAGTACAAATGGCATACTATCATTTGGAGCTGGTTATACTAGCTATTCTCCCAGTCCCTTTCCGCTAATTGAAATGCATGCAGTAGCAGCATATTGGACTGACAGCGACCCTTCAAAAGGAGGGCGTGTCTTTTATAGAGAAACAACAAATCGAACTGTTCTTGGTAAGATTTCTCAAGAAATTAAGTTTCGTCTTATCAATTATAATACATTTAATGCTGAGTGGGCACTTGTTGTCACTTATGATCAAGTGCCACCATTCAGTTGTGGCTGCAATACTTCGTGTTCAAGTAACGTTATATACCAAACAGTTTTAACCAGTGATGGAGTCAACTcgtttgcaatttttaatttcaaccatCTTGGCTATCCTACCGCCTCGGGAAATTGTGTAAACTTTGCTCAAGTAGGATTCAATGCAGGTGATGGAAAGAGATTTTTTCTAATGCCAAATTCAAACACTGCTAAAATCTCAGAAACTGCTCTTTTTCAAAGCAATGTTGGAGTACCTGGAAAATGGATATTTTCAACAGATGCCAATGACATTATTGAACAATGTAACACAAAAGGTCAGCTGGAAATATTTCCGAGAAAGATACTTTACTTTGGTGGTCAAGAACTTAAACTTTCGGGGGTCTGTTACGAACAAAATAGTTCTAACGTTTCAGTTTTGTTTGATGACGCTCCTGTGTTATGCAAATTCGGACAATGGAAATACTTGCTTTGCAGAGTTCCACTTCTCAAAAAATTAGGGAAAATTGCAGTGTCtctaaaatataattcaattacATACAAGAGCTTTATCATATCTGTTGGAAGAGATGACAACACGGTAGTTGAAAATATTAACGAGTTTCGAAACGAAATAAACTTAGACGATAATATCACAATTGAATGGGATCCTTCTAATCATGATCAACAAAGTATTGAGTTCACGGGGCATCAGATAGATTACTATATTGACTATCAAGGAGCAATTGTTTCAGAAGAGGTAAATGTTCTTCAATACGGTAGTTTTCCCAACAACGGAAAAGTTTCTCTGAGCCTGGTTAAAACGCATCGACATCGAAGAAATGTTAAACTTCAACTAATTAGAAGCGTTTTTGCGTCAGGTTATTTTACTTCTACGTCTGCTATTACGGCTTTGATTATCATAATAGGGAAAAAAATAGCTACTCTGCATTGTACTAATTGGTACGATAGCCAACCGTCATCTGCAGAAATGAGAAGAATTGTGGAAGTTGCAACACAAACTAGGCCTTGTTTGCCAGCAATCCCTTCAACGTTTCctgataaaatagataattttgtTATAGACGAAAGTTGCAACccaaaaagtttcaaaaataacttgatGTGCAACTTGTTTCATCCTGGCGCAAAAGGGTGCTATAGGAGCACAAGAAATGAAGGAGCACCAGCGGTACAATGTTGCTACAGCGATGACAACAAGCTTCTATTAGGAAAACCTGCTGGCGGAACTCTTGACTTTGCCGATTCGGAAGTTTCTCCCATGAAACACTTTCAGAAAGACGTGTTGCCTTATCTAACATGTTGCAAACTTGGAGTCGATCAGTGCGATAAATATTATGAGAAGCGACCCAGCATAAACCCTGGAATTGTTCGACCGCCAAGATCAGTAAACGCAAACGGAGATCCTCATTTTGTTACACTCGACGGAACCTCTTACAGCTTCAACCCAGTAGGCGAGTTCGTTTATTTGACCACATTAGACAGCTCCGATATCATTCAAGCTCGTTTTTCTCAGTACGTTGACCAAAATGGAGTAGCAAAAAAAGCCAGCATTTTTTCaggattttcaattaaaagtaaaaactctGACTCTATTCAGATAGAACTAAACAAAAAtcagatatttgtatttaagaTCAATGGACAAACAATGCGATTGGATTTTGGATTCTGGAGCTTTAACGGAATAAGTTTAGAATATGAAAACAATGCAACTGTTGTTGTGCAAACCGACTCCAAAATTCGGTTAGAGATAGTAGCCCTTAATAGAGCTCTTCACGCAATTTTAAGTTTGTCGGACACTTTCAAAAATCGGATTAGTGGCTTGGTTGGAGACTGGGACGACAACTCAAGTAACGATCTAAAATTACCCAACGGAACATTTATTCCCACTAATTCATCTAACGAAatcattcattttaaatttggaATGGCTTGGTCAACATCTAATGAAACCACTTTGTTCACCTATCCTGCTGGTCTGTCTTGGTTTGATTATCAAAATAGAAACTTTGTCCCTGATTTTTCAACTCCGACGGATCACCTTCAGTGTAAAGGAAATAAAGATTGTAACTACGATATTCAAGTTACCGGTAACGTCAATTTTGGAACAAGTAACATAGCTATTCAAAAAAGATTGACTGATTTAAAACAAACGTTCCAAAATGTAAGTCAAACGTGTCCTTCAAATTTAATCGTTACAAATGGCAACGTCAAAGTGAGAGTAGTTGAAAATACAACGCACTATTCACTCATCTGTCTAGATGGATTCAAACTTTCTGGCAAAAGAACATCACATTGCGTATCTGGCTCATACTCTCCCATCGGCCATTGTGATCATCCATCTAACTCTAACGAAAGATTAGGAATCGTTTCAGGTCTTCTTATTGGATGTTTAATCTACAATTATGTAGAACAAATGAGacttacaattaaaaacttttaa
- the LOC136086457 gene encoding zinc finger MYM-type protein 1-like: MNQKKKLSEAANKKRKLKIENNSSKLPKIFDFFSKQEIKENEGSPSEIESVVLSKKTSSQVSHNNTRNINDLHKAGSSDVPLSNNEENEEALSEIESVILSKKTSSQVSLNKTGNINLGIDVLHKPDSSDIPGSDPELWNLDEKTRDYICRNGFSQNINADFIHSKKEYLIVHKSGGHWTFNRYLNKDWFKTTVFSKKGFSNWKYPEKLIKHENSEGYKTCVYKMKQRATDLGRIDTTITRQLKIETNYWINVLTRVCSVVKSLASYGLPFRGAEEKYGSSVANIGNFIMAMELVAEYDPFLCQHISKYGNPGKGNTSYLSFYTYEQFISIMLEKVLETIIKEVKAATYFSISIDSTPDITHIDQFSFIIRYVLPNGEPVERFIGFIDDAGHKTESLTDAIFSILKKYNLNVCFLRGQSYDNAKNMSGIYSGVQARIKDVISFVDFVPCSAHSLNLIGMCAASCCEEANNFFSFIQNLYVYFSSSTYRWSLLRKIQ; this comes from the exons atgaatcaaaaaaaaaaacttagcgAAGCcgcaaacaaaaaaagaaaattgaaaattgaaaataatagttcaaaacttccaaaaatatttgattttttttcaaaacaagaaataaaag aaaatgaaGGATCACCAAGTGAAATTGAGTCTGTTGTATTGTCTAAGAAAACAAGTAGTCAAGTATCACACAACAACACTAGAAATATTAATGATTTACATAAAGCAGGTTCCAGTGATGTTCCATT AAGtaacaatgaagaaaatgaaGAGGCACTTAGTGAAATTGAGTCTGTTATATTGTCCAAGAAAACAAGTAGTCAAGTATCACTCAATAAGACTGGAAATATTAATCTGGGTATCGATGTTTTACATAAACCAGATTCCAGTGATATTCCAGG TTCTGATCCAGAATTGTGGAATTTAGACGAGAAAACAAGAGATTATATTTGTAGAAATGGATTCAGCCAAAATATAAATGCAGATTTTATACATTCCAAAAAAGAGTATCTCATTGTACATAAATCCGGAGGTCATTGGACTTTTAATAGGTACTTAAATAAAGATTGGTTTAAAACT actgttttttctaaaaaaggattttcaaattggaaatatccagaaaaattgataaaacatgAAAACTCAGAAGGATATAAAACTTGTGTATACAAAATGAAACAACGGGCAACTGATTTAGGCCGAATAGACACTACAATTACTCGTCAATTAAAAATAGAGACAAATTATTGGATTAATGTGCTAACTCGAGTATGTTCTGTAGTGAAGTCATTAGCTAGTTATGGATTACCATTTAGGGGAGCTGAAGAAAAGTATGGATCTTCTGTTGCTAATATTGGTAATTTTATTATGGCAATGGAATTAGTTGCAGAATATGATCCTTTTTTGTGTCAGCATATTAGTAAATATGGGAATCCTGGTAAAGGAAATACAtcatatttatctttttatactTATGAACAGTTCATAAGTATAATGTTAGAAAAAGTCCTAGAAACAATAATTAAAGAAGTCAAAGCGGCAACATACTTTTCAATTAGTATTGATTCAACCCCAGATATAACTCACATTGaccaattttcttttattataaggTATGTATTACCAAATGGAGAACCAGTGGAACGTTTTATTGGGTTCATTGACGATGCTGGGCATAAGACTGAGTCGTTAACTGACGCTATATTTTCTATATTGAAGAAATAtaacttaaatgtttgttttcttAGGGGCCAGTCTTATGATAACGCCAAAAATATGTCTGGCATATATTCCGGAGTCCAAGCAAGAATTAAAGATGTTATTTCCTTTGTTGATTTTGTTCCCTGTTCCGCTCATTCGCTAAACCTCATTGGAATGTGTGCTGCTAGTTGTTGCGAAgaagcaaacaattttttttcatttatccaAAACCTATATGTTTATTTCTCATCTTCAACTTATCGCTGGAGCttattaagaaaaatacaataa